From one Lycorma delicatula isolate Av1 chromosome 2, ASM4794821v1, whole genome shotgun sequence genomic stretch:
- the LOC142320384 gene encoding esterase E4-like → MMSPLSKGLFHRAVPMSGSSHCPWALRAPVVVAKRTKQLASFVGCTAEPSKYMLDCLQQVSPQLIIEMSEKFKEWEMDPIIVFTPPVEPKGIEGEFLTVNPHTVKTTIPMMTGITKDEGALRAAKIQHQKDIK, encoded by the exons ATGATGTCACCCCttagtaaag GATTGTTCCATCGTGCTGTACCAATGAGTGGTTCATCACACTGCCCGTGGGCATTAAGAGCTCCAGTTGTAGTGGCAAAGAGAACAAAACAGTTAGCTTCTTTTGTTGGTTGTACAGCTGAGCCATCAAAATACATGCTTGATTGTTTGCAACAGGTATCACCACAATTGATAATTGAAATGAGTGAAAAATTtaag GAGTGGGAAATGGAtccaataattgtttttactccACCAGTAGAACCAAAAGGCATTGAAGGTGAATTTTTAACTGTGAATCCTCATACTGTTAAAACAACTATTCCAATGATGACTGGCATAACAAAAGATGAAGGGGCACTGAGAGCAGCAA aaatCCAGCACCAAAAGGATATAAAGTAG